The DNA sequence GCAGCACTTCTACAGAACATGGACTCGCCGTTCGGGAGGTCGTCACAGATCCGAATATTTTGTGGCTCGACCCAAATTGCCGCTTGGAAAACATCTGGCGAGCAGTCAGTGAGTTGAGAGCTGACGATCGGATAAGGAGACCGCACGCCGATACCAGAGTGCAGAAACGTTCCGGAGGGTTCCCGCAGGTGACTCCCGGCGGATCCACTCGTATCTGCATGACTTCTTTCATGTTGGCGGCTGGCGGCTGGCAGGCGGCCACCTCCCATCCGGGCCCCGCCTCCCGGCGACAGGCGTCAAATTGACATCGACTGGACGTCACCAAGAGGAGCAGGAGTGGGAGTGGCTTGAAGCCATCCATGCTGGGGTCCTCGCGGGCTCAGCGGCGGTGCGAGATGGCGGCGCTTTCCGGCATGAAACTGTTGTACGTTGGCCTTGCCGGTGGGCTCGCCGCCCGCCGGTGGCAGCTCAGCTGAGTGCCGGACCGCCTGTCGGACAACATGAACCAAGTAGACCAGCGCAACTTTGTGTGAGGAccggacacgcacacacgcacacacgcacgcacgcacgcacactgtCTCCCCCGGCGTGTAACGTGACGTGACGACGACTTGTTACTTGGTGCAACGCAACAAGTCGTTGACTCGATGGCGACCGTGCAAGTCAACCTTCCACCAAATGAGCGCAATGTGAGATGATGCGAGACGTTTTTGGGCGGGTCACGTCAACGTACATCCGGAGGGACGCAAGTCGTCCGTTACGCGCGTACTTGCACACAACGAGCGTCAACTCGTACATTTGCCAAGCAACCAACTCGTTGTTCAATGTAGCTTGTAAGTGACCACGAGGGGGCGCTACACTCATCCACTCACAACATCGACTGTACTCGcttacctttttctttttcactcttCGGGCCGATTGAGCGCAAAGTCACAAATGGCTTCGTTGGtccctttcctttttttctttcttcttcttccttctccTTCTTGCTTGCAGATCTCCTTTTCACTCCCCccttcgtcctcctcctctaATCTCCTTCTGTCTCATCCTCTTtagacttcttcttcttacGAGGCTTTCGCTCCTCACAGCCCCGCCCCTTTTGACTTCATCATCAGCATCAGCTGAGGTGTCACTTCATTAGCAACTTCATTCAAAAAGACTCACAAAAGCGCTTAATGCTAATCTCCTTTCTTGACCATCAGCTGAAGTTTTCCAAGCTTATAGCCTAGCATGAAAAACAATCATCAGAGGAAAGCCAGCcagtaaaaaaacttttttttttttaaatctcattcatttcaatgtcatatatttgtaaaatgtataatattgaataaaaatatataccgtACATGGATGAACAGCTATTTTTGTACatcgaattaaaaaaaaaactccaaataaTGAAGTGAAGAATATTTTGTGGGGAATAAAAGGCGACATTAATGCAAAACCCGTGACATGACTCGGAAAGGTAAAACCCCAAAATGCCCTCGGTGGGCCGCATCATGGAGACGAGGAACACCAGCCCTAAACAAAACACTATTTCTCCCTGTTTTTCATAGAAAATGGAATGTTTATCAGAGTTTTGGGAAGAATTGTCGGGGGCTTGttaaaaaagttgttgtttttcccccttCCAATGTAATTCAATGGGCGTCAGTTTTACGCGGATTTCTGCTATTTGCGGGCCAGCCAATTAAGGCGCTACCCCCGTGAATCGCGGCGGACATCAGTTGTGTTACTTTACCTAATGTTTCTTAAGTTGCAACTTCGCGTATATTGCactctgttgtgtttgtgtgtctcgtGCCTATCATGTTTAAGCGTAGTGCATTGCATTGTACATTATATTGTACTTTTATGGTATGGAAGTAGTACCCAAAAGTGTTTGAAAGTGCTGTCATTTCCTCGTGTTGGACGAAAACCAATTCTGGGGACGGAAATTAATAAGCtttcagccctttttcttttcgggtgccggaaagagagagagagaaaacaaacaaacgtgaaCGCAGCATCGGCGATTGGCGTCAGCCAATGACGTCATCCGCGAGCGACAGCGGAAAACGACGGACGACAAGATGGCGGACGTGGTGAGCGTTGGAGTCAACCTGGACGCCTTTTCTCACGCCATCAGCGGCATTCAGGCGCTGCGCTCGAGCGTCAGTCGCGTCTTCGAGTCGCTGAAGGACGGCATGAAGAACCGCGAGACGCTGGAAGGCCGCGAGAAACAATTTATCGCCGCCTTCCAGGACAACCTGCAGGCGGTCAACAGGGACCTCAAGTCAGTCCGCCCCGCAATGTGACGTTGCTTGGCCGTGAGCGGCAACTCGCCGTCTAGccttattttgccgtgaatcgaGCAACAAAGTATCAATTCAGCGCCGATACCCTGTCGTGGCGCGGTCGGACCGAAGTTGCTGcttgaatagttttttttttttaatgcgttttGTTGTAAACAAATTCAATAGTAAATGGTGACATCAGTCATCAAAATAGTGCAAAAACAGCGCAAACCAAAATGCCATTAGAATACAACCGCAAAAATATATGAAAGGAAATGCAATGCTACTTTTTAGCCATCCAATTTATATGTCACACGTGCATTCAAGCTCTTTTCAGCCTTTCTGCTCTGGCAGCCACagattgtaaaaaacaaaaatactggaGAGAAAAAGTGCTTTGTGAGTTCCGCCCCAAAAACTTTGCTAATTAGCAGATTTATTATAGactgtctttcttttctttactaTGCTCATAAAACAATACAACCTTTTTTATTAAGGTTAGCACAGATAAATCCGACCTTTTGTCGTGAACTCACAAtgccagaaaagaaaagatgtgacaacaaacacctaaattcatttgaaatgttttcttaCAGGGTCGATTGTTGTGTAAAATTTGAAATGCTATCATGGATTCAAATATCTTTGATTTTTGTCTTCAGCCAAGTTTCAAATTTGTTGAGGCCAGTCGGGGGTTGAAAAGAAGCCGCGACATTGTTTGAGAAAGTTGTCAAATAAattcaagatatttttttcagcagtcAAAAGTCAGACGTCACGCGTGCGCAGGAAGCGGgtcacgaccaatcatggcGCAATTTGgtgaggtcacatgaccaacgCTAGAAAACGGGAGCCGCGGTCGCtccttacctgttttctgagcacGCGTGATGTCATCTCCGGTCAACAGCCAATAGCAAAGCGACAATTGAAAGGTATGaattgtgcatgaaaaatatTGTCGTGATCGCGTTCATTCTGGACAAAGTCAGAatttcttactgctgaaaatgacccGATGAGTCGAGTCGGCCTTTAATGACGATTGCTTGAGAGTGTCTTTGTCGTTGGCCTGTAACCCGCCGGCGTCTCTGTTGTTGCCGTCAGCGAGCTGGAGCGTCTGAGCGGTCTGGTGGGCCGTCCGTCCGAGTCGCATCCGCTGCACAACAGCGGCCTCCTCAGTCTGGACCCGGTCCAGGACAAGACGCCGCTCTACTCGCAGCTGCTGCAGGCCTACAAGTGGTCCAACAAGGTGGGACCGCCGCTCACGCGCTAACGGACGCCCGCCGGCTCACCCGACGGACGGATGTTTTGCTGTCGGCAGCTGCAGTACCACGCCGGCTTGGCCTCCAGTTTGCTCAACCAGCAGTCGCTCAAGCGCTCGGCCAATCAGATGGGAGCCTCAGCCAAGCGCCGGCCCAAAGTCCAGCCCAGCACGCTCGTCCTCCCCCCGCAGTGAGTCCCCccccatccagccatccatccgcGCAAACTCGTTTAACATTGCGCTCGACGCTTGTAAGTCGGATGCGAGTCGTTTGGGCCAGCCGGTCTCGGTGCTCGGGTGTCGATGTTCAACTCGCTCCCGTGGAAGTCACGGCAAAATCTGCTTTTCGTTTGTTGATGGACGCCAGCGGCACGTCTTAAAAGGACGTATCGGTAACGAGTGGCGAAATTCTCACGGCCCCGGCCGGTGGCGATGCCGGCAAACCTGGCGACCAATCATTTCCGTAGGTCAACAGACGGACGCAAGTGCATCCGATGGCTTGCTGTCAATCGTCTTCAATTGGACATTTGCAGCAAAATGTTGTCAGACGGACCAATTGGAGGAGTCGAATTGACATCGTTTGGATTTGATTGGATGAGTTTGTTGGAGATTTTGTTGAAAGACAAGTTGCAATCGTCGTCGCGGATTCGATTTGATGACATTGTggcaaatgtttgtttctttctAGGTACGTGGACGACGTCATTTCTCGCATCGGCCGAATGTTTCCCGACATGAGCATCGAACTCTTCCGTCCCAACGGAACGTCTGCCGTCTTGCTGGTGCGTGCGCGCGTCACttatctgaatatatgactggataggcCATACACGggcaagccgttgaagtcacagagcggccatcttgctcctcccacctCGCCAGCAGACTACTGTACAAACTGTGCGGAATACGTACAGatgagacatatacagctcgtagacAGTTAGTTTTgggtgggcgggggggggggggtggtttgtGGCGGgcggtcactattttttaacaagtaaaaaaaaaaaaattaaattgagggtatgtgctgctttgaagacccccttttccTTTTATGGCTCAGTTCCtgagaccccaatattagattgacatcttttgttgaattacgaTTATAATTCTTTCATACAAAAATATGCAAGTTTACTCCTGTGATAATCactaagcatatcatttatgtatgtattgaaGCTGTCAAATGTCTGaaatcctcttgtttatgttgaacaaattgaaaacatgATAAACGATGCTGTTTCTACCAAGTGCGGTCTCAAACGTTCTCCAAGTTGGATCCTGTAAACGTAAAGGATGGCATGGCCagaaacatttcttgggaggagcaatatggcggcctcgcggcttcaaaagtctcggcctgtcggctatccagtcatccATTCAGATCGGTTCCTGCGTCCCGGCCAACTGacgtgtcacttcctgtcaggTGACGCTGGGCAAAGTGCTGAAGGCCATCGTGGTGATGCGTTCGCTGTTTATCGACCGCACGCTGGTGCGCGCCTTCAACGAGAACGTTTACGACCGCGACGGCAAGGTGAGCGTCgtgacgtgcgtgcgtgcgtgcgtgaacgGTGCCTGTCGCCGCGGTAACGCTGTCCGTCCCCCTCAGTTGGACATCTGGACCAAGTCGCAGCATCAGGTCTTCCAGAAGGTGAGTTGGGAGCGCGTCGTGGCGTGCCGCGGCTGCTGATGGCCGCTGCGCTTGCTAGGTAACGGATCACGCCACCACCGCGCTGCTGCACTACCAACTGCCGCAGATGCCCGACGTCGTCGTGCGCTCCTTCATGGTCAGCAAAAGCAGACAAAAAAAGATCGTCAAAGCACACGAACATTTCTGATGtttggctttgtgtgtgtgcgtgcgcgcgcagaCTTGGTTGAGGAGCTACATCAAGTTGTTCCAGTCTCCGTGCCAGCGATGTGGTCACTTCCTGCAGGACGGACTTCCTCCCACCTGGAGGGACTTTCGCACCTTGGAGGCCTTCCACGACACCTGCCGCATGTGAaaccgcacgcacgcacacctgattcaaacgcTTGGCTCAAAATTGCGGCAATCCAAGAAATGCAGTCAATTTGGCTCCAATTTcttaagttgttttttgcagaaTAACCCAATTTCTTGCATTGTTTTGAACTGAATGACCCGATTTATTGGGTTGTTTTGGACCCAAGCTTGTCGACTGTTTTGTCCGGGCGGCGTTTGAGGCTTGGCCCTCGTCGGGTGGTCTGaaatcttcttcttcatcatcttcatcatcattattgtgGATAATGTTAAACGCTCCCTGAAGAATTTGAGCCAGCGCTAATGAGGAGCACGCGTCCTCCTCATCGTCATCTTCATCAGCGACCTTCATGACTGATTGATGAAGGTCAATTAGGCGGCGGCGTGCTGTCTCCGACGTCGCACCTGAACATGACCCCTCGGGACTCCGCCCCCCACTCAATCCCCCACACAGCTTTTCTTTCGCTTTGAATGACGTGGAAATGGAAAACCAGCACCCGGTTCTTGTTCCGGGATCTGAAAGCGGACCCGCACCAGATTGCTGCTCCAGACGCAAGAGgaggtagaagaagaaaaaagattgaCCAAACTTGTAAATAATGTTGTCTTGAATAAAAAGGATTCTTGAAGCCGTGCTGTTATTTGTCTCCACCTGTTGGTCCAAGTGTGCACTGCATGAACAGGGTTCGCAAGCAGGGATGCCAATTGGCAActtaaatgttcattttatttgaaagggacaatgcacattgaTGGGCAACCAATTCAGTTGCCAGATTCTCCAAGCAGTTGCTCATTTGCATCTGTgatccccaaaacaaaaatgcattcaaCATACGCACagcaaagcaatacaaagtcaaGATAAAACCGATAAGAACATTGCAATAAGACAACAGAATGTTATAGTAAGACAAgataaaacaacataaaaagagTTCATGGTTGCACTTGACACCACGACATAATTCCTCTCCTACAGCGTCCATTACTATGACATGCAAATGCGGAATTATGCAAATGAAgctatgatgtcatctagcaaCTTTTAGGACCGCTAATAACTCAACCGTCACTTGCCTTCGGTGCAGGTTGGCGTGAGTTCGCGTCCCCGCTTGGGAGACCgaatacgtgtgtgtgtgtgtgcgtgtgtgtgtgtgtgtgtgtgtgtgtgcgtgtgcgtgtgcaccaaaaaaaaaaaaagctcctttcCTCAGTTGGCACGACTGTTTGCAAGTGCACGAGCATCGGGTTTCCTCAGCAGAAAACATTTGATGCGATGACGTTTGCGTTCAGAAGTtggacaaagcaaaaaaaagccttttatttactttttctttttttcttctgctttccGTTGACTGGCGGAGTGCAAATCTTGAAAGACGACTTGGCCTTCTAGTTTCAGTTTTCCAGCTACTAACTTTGATTTCTGAGATccaaaaatccagaaaaaaaagccaagattttattttgccaaatgcaacactttttttcgTGCTTTATTCaacaaattgtacatttaacaaaataaaaagcacaatcGCGCGCAATTAAGTGTCCGACATGACAGTCTACTCTTTGtctcttttttgtctttttctttttggagccGCCGATGGCGAAATGTTGACGAATGGACCCTCGAACCCCATTGGccgcgcgcgtgtgcgcgctTGTCCTCCAGCACAATGAGGCGGCCACTGCGCATGCTCGGCCGTTTGGCAGGCGTCCCCTCCGAGACAACAAAGGCAGGCGCGTGACCGCGCGCGCTGCTCCTTCGGCTGTCGCCACTGCGCACGCGCGCACGTACGGTCACGCGCGGCGgcgagaagaggaagaggaggcgacATGAGCATCAACTGGGGTGCGGAACTGTGGGTACTGaaagatataataacatttttaatacctaaatttatataccaactattgttacacatatgaacattttaattttccatattaacctttgaattagaaatcttgtgtctcagcagggcacatgatgttgacctcgtatgctctaaccttaagcttgagcgacgttgttttgtctaaaaagttccttctccgcacttctttgccaaaacacatttggctctcacagtctgcctagacactgattgggccagaaattcgttgttttaaatacacgcacatctcaccaatgaaaacagaattcgttttgaaataatacacatacacatacattattgtctctatcagttatgtccagttcgggttgttttgcgagatattgttttggggaagtcagacccttcaactatgtcccagtttatgcaccaaatttgcccctgaacgtttgtttacattagacttCGTCTTGCCACCTCCTTTGGAAAAGTACTGGCCGAAATAATCAGAGGGGCGGattttaagaaactatatatagcgtctgcaacccggaagaggggacacattctgacgctcagaaattccacgttcttaagtgatgtacctgagtgttgaatgttccaagagatctcttgtttgattaaaaatcatttttgcaaagaatgtatttttcttacaacaactcaccctcatatttgaacacgcaaggaggacaaaataccTCATAATCTTACAATTGGCGACCACCGACGTTTCGACAGTTTCCAGCGGGGCGTTCAGGGACGGGCAGAATTCTACGGCCACATAATAATTAAGGTAAGTGGACAAAtgaatccacgttttaggaattctgtctgtttcagggcgcggcggctggtaaattcgtcgtgtaaaattattttgaggCTGGAgtctgtgtaagaaaaatagtgatgaaTTTTGAAATCGTTTGCTTGGACGtgaaagtcccagatttcggattttaccacggtgtttgaactataCACGTGGTGACGTGGTAGTGTATGCGGAAATGCGCAGATGATATGCGATCTTTTTGGAGTTATAAAGATTAATAACGATCGcttgtaagtcagtctgggaaacattttgtctttacaatttggtttttacagacgatagatacgtagataattgatttgaagtctgtgtatatgaggttaagaataacgat is a window from the Vanacampus margaritifer isolate UIUO_Vmar chromosome 3, RoL_Vmar_1.0, whole genome shotgun sequence genome containing:
- the med27 gene encoding mediator of RNA polymerase II transcription subunit 27 isoform X2, with amino-acid sequence MTSSASDSGKRRTTRWRTCELERLSGLVGRPSESHPLHNSGLLSLDPVQDKTPLYSQLLQAYKWSNKLQYHAGLASSLLNQQSLKRSANQMGASAKRRPKVQPSTLVLPPQYVDDVISRIGRMFPDMSIELFRPNGTSAVLLVTLGKVLKAIVVMRSLFIDRTLVRAFNENVYDRDGKLDIWTKSQHQVFQKVTDHATTALLHYQLPQMPDVVVRSFMTWLRSYIKLFQSPCQRCGHFLQDGLPPTWRDFRTLEAFHDTCRM
- the med27 gene encoding mediator of RNA polymerase II transcription subunit 27 isoform X1 — its product is MADVVSVGVNLDAFSHAISGIQALRSSVSRVFESLKDGMKNRETLEGREKQFIAAFQDNLQAVNRDLNELERLSGLVGRPSESHPLHNSGLLSLDPVQDKTPLYSQLLQAYKWSNKLQYHAGLASSLLNQQSLKRSANQMGASAKRRPKVQPSTLVLPPQYVDDVISRIGRMFPDMSIELFRPNGTSAVLLVTLGKVLKAIVVMRSLFIDRTLVRAFNENVYDRDGKLDIWTKSQHQVFQKVTDHATTALLHYQLPQMPDVVVRSFMTWLRSYIKLFQSPCQRCGHFLQDGLPPTWRDFRTLEAFHDTCRM